Below is a window of Bacteroidota bacterium DNA.
CAAAATGATCGGGAAGATTTTTTTTCAATAAACTATCCGAAGCAAGCAGCGCTCCCTGAATTCGTTTTGCATACGTAATAGAATCGACGATCTCTTTTTGTTTTTCATCGAGGATGTCTTTTTGCCGTTCTACTTCGAGTTTCTGCGAATGAATGAGTTTGTTTTTTTCTTCGAGCAAACCATTCGCTTTCTTTTTCTGCCGGTAACCACGCAACGAAAGGAATGCGACGATCAGGATCAGTGTCGCTATTCCTATCATGGAATACGTGTAGATCTTTTGTTTCTCTCCGGCGAGTTGTGTGACCTGGAGTTTCTTACTGAGTAATTCGTTCTCCCTTTTTTTCTTGTCCACATCGAATCTGGTTTGCACGGATTCGATCGCATCTACCTTTTCAATATTGAACAATGAATCCTTTAGCGTAGACCAGATCGTACTGTATTTGTAAGCACTATCAAATCCCCCGATCGCGGCATATTCTTTTGCAAGATCCTGGGCCGCTTCTTTCTCATCATCCGGCAATTCGAGTGATAAAGCGATGCTATAACTTCTGAAAGAGTGGTCGATCGCCGTTCGGAAATCTTTTTTCCTGAAATAAATATTGCCGATATTATTGAGGAGTGTGCATTCGTCTTCCAGGCTGTGATGCTCATGAAAAATGGAATAGGACGCTTCATAATATTTAAGCGCATTGTCAATATCGTTTTTCCTGGAATAAAGAAAACCGATATTCAGATAATCGCCGGCGAGACTCAGTGAATCGCTGGTTGCAATATCTATTGCTACACTTTTATTCAGATAAAATGCCGATGAATCATATTCATTTAGTTCAATAAAGGCCAGCCCGAGATTTCCATACAGGGCTGTAAGAATACTCGAATCGGAATTCGCTATTGCGCGCTCAAGCGATTCCTCAGTGATCGTTTTGACGCGCTGATAATCTTTTTCGGCGTAGTAAGCGGCGGTGAGTTTGTTCAGTACAACTTTTAATTGATCGTAATCGTTCAGCTTTTCAAATCCATCTCTGGCAAGCCCCAGGTATTTATACGCGTTTTCAAAATCTCCGATATTGGCGTAGCAAGTGCCGAGCAAACGCAGTGTTCTGAAATACTTCACTTGTGAATTGGCTTCCTTGTACAGACTGGCCGATTCGAGATAAAGCGGAATGGCAGTCTTCATATCACTTGCATTATTGCGGACATCAGCAAGAACAAAAATGGCTGACGCTTCCTGATCTTTTCGGCCGGTTTTTCTTGCCAATTCAAGTCCGCGTTCTGCATAGGATCTCGCCTTTATGCTATCTGTTTCTCTGAAGATGCGGCTCAGGCTGAGCAGAACATTTGCGCGGGTTGTATCGGAAGCAGAACTGTTCAGAATATGCAGCAGGCTGTCCTCATTCATGGATTGTGCGAATGATATAAGAGAGAACCAACAAAATAAAATAATGAATAGTTTCTGTCTTACCATTGGTCAGGATATTTTTATTCCTATCACTAACACATCATCCACCTGGAAGAGATCGCCTTTCCATGAATTGAATTCTTCTTCGAGTTTTTTCTTTTGCTCATTCATGGGAAGATGCACAATGGAAAGAAGAAAAGTTTTCAGGTTAGTGTACTTGTATTTTTTCCCTTTCTCCCCACCGAACTGGTCACCGAATCCATCGCTGAAAGTGTAAATGGTATCGCCTTTTTTTATTTCTGTTTTCTGAAGTGTGAATGGGCGGGAATCACCTTCGAAAAATCCCACCGGTTGTTTATCACCTGGAAATTCGGTTACGTTTCCATCGCGCACAAGCAACACCGCGTTGAACGCCGAAGCGAGCGCGAGGTTTCCATTCCTGAAATCAAAACTGCAGAGCGAACAATCCATTCCATCCTGCGAAATTTCTTCCGATCCTTCGGGGTTCAGCGCAAGAATAATGTCGCGCCGCACTTCGTTGAGAATATCATCGGGCTGCGTGATGCGGTGTTCATTCACAATTTCACTCAGCAGCGTAATGTTGAGCAGCGACATGAATGCGCCGGGAACTCCGTGCCCTGTACAGTCGCCGGTGAGCAAAAGAAATTTTCCGGCAGGAGTGAGATTGGCCCAATAGAAATCGCCGCTCACAATGTCTTTCGGTTTGTAAAAGACAAAATGATCGGGAAGATTTTTTTTCAATAAACTATCCGAAGCAAGCAGCGCTCCCTGAATTCGTTTTGCATACGTAATAGAATCGACGATCTCTTTTTGTTTTTCTTGCACGAGATCGCGCTGCCGTTCCACTTCCTTTTTC
It encodes the following:
- a CDS encoding SpoIIE family protein phosphatase; translation: MNEDSLLHILNSSASDTTRANVLLSLSRIFRETDSIKARSYAERGLELARKTGRKDQEASAIFVLADVRNNASDMKTAIPLYLESASLYKEANSQVKYFRTLRLLGTCYANIGDFENAYKYLGLARDGFEKLNDYDQLKVVLNKLTAAYYAEKDYQRVKTITEESLERAIANSDSSILTALYGNLGLAFIELNEYDSSAFYLNKSVAIDIATSDSLSLAGDYLNIGFLYSRKNDIDNALKYYEASYSIFHEHHSLEDECTLLNNIGNIYFRKKDFRTAIDHSFRSYSIALSLELPDDEKEAAQDLAKEYAAIGGFDSAYKYSTIWSTLKDSLFNIEKVDAIESVQTRFDVDKKKRENELLSKKLQVTQLAGEKQKIYTYSMIGIATLILIVAFLSLRGYRQKKKANGLLEEKNKLIHSQKLEVERQKDILDEKQKEIVDSITYAKRIQGALLASDSLLKKNLPDHFVFYKPKDIVSGDFYWANLTPAGKFLLLTGDCTGHGVPGAFMSLLNITLLNEIVNEHRITQPDDILNEVRSDIISALNPDGSNITSWDGMDCSICSFDFRNNKMSFSSAFNPILIIRNGETIEFPADKQPVGFFDKEVKPFTLQKEDLNPGDMVYTFTDGFADQFGGGKGKKYKFSRMKEMLGAISKLPMNEQKKKLEEEFNSWKGDLFQVDDVLVIGIKV